In the Deferribacter desulfuricans SSM1 genome, CAGTTGTAGAGAAGATATCAAAAATCGCAAATGAATATAAAGGTAGTGAGATTAATAAGTGTTATATTATTGAAAATGAAAAAGGTGAAGCTTTGTTAAATACTGATATTAAATTGGGAAATTTGGAGGATTTTAAAGATATTATAGGATTAAAAACTAAAAATAAGATTTTAGGGGATAGTTTACTAAAAATAGATGTGGGTGATTTTTATTATTATGTAGGATTTGATTCTTTTAGTCAGTCAAATAGATTTTTGTTGAGAGAGTTTGCTGAGGTAGTTGTTAGTTTTGTAGATGAAAATGATTCTGTCTTAGAGTTATATGCTGGAAGTGGCTTTTTTACTCATAAAGTTGCTAAAAAAGCAAAAGCTGTATTGGCCATTGAAGAAAATAGAGAAGCTATTAGTTTGTTGAAAAAGTTGAATGTTGAAAATGTTGATATAATTTACAGTAAAGCAGAAAATATAAAAAGGATAGATATTAACCCTTATAATACACTATTGGTTGATCCACCAAGAACTGGGCTTTCAAAACCTGTAATTGATGCTATTTCAAACAGATTTGAAAAAATAGTTTATGTATCCTGCAACCCTTCCACAATGGCTAGAGACATTTTAAGGCTTTCTAATAATTACGATCTGAAAAAATATCTGTTTATAGATATGTTTCCAAATACTTATCATATTGAAAGTATAGCTTTATTAGAAAGAAAAGAGGGATAAGTGAGTGTTATAAGAATTACAGATTTTTTTAGTGCAGAAGTTAGTTTTGATAAAACGGTAGAGAAAATAATAAAGGTTAAAATATTATTTGGAGATTATGATAATTATGAAACGGAAAAGCTGCCTGCTGATATTGTGAGATATTTTAAAAAGTATCCTTTTGAAAATATTGATGTTTTTAGTTTGGTTGAAACGGAAAAAATTAATTCAACTTTTTTAAAGATTTATAAAAATCTTTTAGATGTGAGTTATGGTAAGACGATCACTTATGGAGAACTTGCTGAAAAATCTGGAATAAAAAATGGGGCAAGAGTTGTGGGTAATGCGATGGCAAAAAATAATTACCCTTTGATTATCCCTTGTCACAGAGTGGTGGCTAAAAATGGCTTAGGTGGTTTTTATTATGGTTTAGATAACAAACAAAAACTTCTTAATTGGGAGAGAAGTTTATGAGATTATGGGATATTTCTGATTATCAAGATTTAAAAGCGGATGGATTTGAAAGCAATTTTAACTATTTTAAAAATCTAATTGAATCTTTGTTTAAGCTTCAGATGAATCCAGCGATGGCAAAATCGATAGCAAAAAGCTTGAAGATTTCAACAAAGCTTTTTTGGAAAAAGTTGAGTGATGATTATAAATATTTTTTGGAAAAATATGCAGTTATAAATGGTATATCAAGGACTGAATTGTTATATGCCATCATGTTTCCAGATATTTTGTCATATTTTATGGTTAAAGCTGGGAAGATGAACTTTAGGAATATTCCTGATATATTTTTAGGGTGTACTACCTCTTTATTGAAAAGTGATGAAAATTCAACAATGCACTGCAGGAATTTGGATTATTTTGGTGGTTCTTTTTGGACAGCACAACATACTATTATGACTTATAGATTAGCAAATGTTGTTCCAAGTGTGAATATTACGACATGGGGGTTGCCTGTAATAGGTATTACTGCAGTGAATGAAGCAGGTATTTCTCAATCTGTTCATATGCTTTTTACTCAGGATGTAAGTCTGAAGGGTAGTTTTATTATGGATCTCGCATATCAGGTAATAACTAAGGCAGAATGTATTGAGGATGTGAAAAAGATTTTAAAAAAAAGAAGGACTGTCTCTGGTTGGACAATAATTAACTACAGTCATAGAGAAAATAAAGGGGTTATTTCTGAGATTAGTGCAAAAGATATTGATTTTATTGAAATAGATAAGCCTGTTTTCCATTATAATAATTTTTACATTTCTGAAAAATTGAAGAAATCAGAATTTTATCCGTCTTACATTTGGATTCAGAACAACCATTACAGGAATAAAAGACTTTATGAATTAACAAAGAATAAAGATATTTTTAATGAAAATGATGCGGTAAAATTGATTTCTGATAATAATGACTATTTTTTGAAAGATAATGATATTTTTGGACATACTGTGGCAAACAGTTTTACAGTTTCCTCTACAGTAATCGATTTTAATAAAGATTGTATTTTGGTTGGTGATAATCCACCTCCAGCTTCAATTGGTGTATTTAAAAAATATAATTTAACCGATTTGTTTAAAGGTAAATTAGAAGAGGTAGGTAGGAATAAAACAAATCATGATGAAGAAACTTATAGAATTTATGAATTGGTTGTAAAGGTTATGGATAATTTATATTCAGGGAAAGGGTATTATTCCAGCTTGGAACTTATCAATAAATCTGATTTAGAAATTGAAAATAGTTACTTTTTACAATTGTTAAAATCAGTTTTGCTGATAAAAGTTGAAGATTATATTGGAGCGAAGAAAATTTTAAAAAGAATTATAGAATCAAATAAACTCGATACTTATAGAAATGGAAATGTGAAACTTTTATTAGGTATGATTTATGATGTAATTGGGGAGAGGGGGAAAGCGATAAAAATTTATAAAGAGATTTTAGCGCAGAACAGTTTTTTTGACCTTTTAGATTATGCTTGGAAATTTTATAATAAAAGATGCTGTAAAAGTAAGCTGCAAAAGATTGTGCCAAACTTTTTCCTCTCTTTTTATTTGTTGGTTTAGTGAAGCTAAAATTTAAAGATATTATAAAAAAGTTATAAAATTAGGGTAAAAATTATTTTTTTAAATGTAATGAATATATAAAACTTTTAATACCAAGAAGTTAGATTTACTACTAAACTAAATGCTTTTATTTATTAGTTATAGTTAATATTTTTATTGACAAATGTAAATTAATTATTATTGTACACCCATCAATTATGGACATCCTCCCATAGTAATAGATAACTCCCCCACAAAAAGGGACCGAAAGGTCCCTTTTTTATTTTATAAATTCATTGCAATCGGTAATAGTATTTATTATAATTTAAGTATGAATGATAAGTTGATTGATCCAGTTGAGATTGCTGAGGATATTTTTTGGGTTGGACATGAATTGCCAGATGACCCTTTTCAATGCCATGTATATTTAATATTAAATGGGAAAGGTTCTATTTTAATCGATCCTGGTTCTAAGATAACTTTTAAATATGCATTAGAGAAGATTGAGCAGATAATACCCTTTTCGTATATAAAGTATTTTATATGTCAGCATCAAGATCCTGACATTACAGCATCCTTGGAAATCATAAGAGATCTTTTGATTAGAGATGATGCAGTTATTGTTAGCCATTGGAGAGCTATTGCTCTCTTAAAACATTACAACCTAAACATCCCTATGATATGTGTGGAAAAGGAAAATTGGAAGTTAAACGCAGGTGGGAGAGAATTAGAGTTTATCTTTACACCATATTGTCATTTTCCTGGTGCTTTTTGTACTTATGATAAAAAAAGCAAAGTCCTATTTTCAAGTGATTTGTTTGGTGGATTTACAGATAGGTTCAAACTTTTTGCAGAAGATATTAATTATTTTGATTCAATAGCTGCCTTTCATGAACCCTATATGCCATCAAAAGAGATTTTAGTACATAGTTTAAAAAAAATTGAACAGTATGATATTGATTTAATCGCTCCTCAACATGGATCAATTATTAGGAGAGATTTGATAAAACCTATAATAAATAAAATGAAAAATCTTGATTGTGGGCTTTTTTTGCTTACGCAATCAAGTACTGAGTTGGAAAAGCTTAGAAAGCTGAATAAATTCTTAAACGCTTTTTTGGAAACAATGGCAACTTATAAAGATTTTACCGAGCTTATTAGAGAGTTTGTTATAGAATTAAGGAGTGCTTTTGATTTTGATAGTATTGAATTTTATACAGATTATAAAGGGACACTTTTATATTTTTTAGCTGAGACTCCATCAATATGGGAAAAAATCAAACAGCAAGAATATGTTAAAGATATTTTACAAATAAAAATGAGTGAGTACTATGAAAAGTACCCTAACTACTTATATGTAAGAAATGTTCTATATATTCCTATCCCTGAAATTGAAAGTGATAAAATTATTGCTGTTATGAAGTTATATTTAAAAGAGTCTATTGTGATTGATAATGATATTTTAGAAATTCTGAAAGAGGTTATAAATTTCTTAAGTATAGCTTTTGAAAGAGAGTTTATCAGAAGAAAATTGATTGAAGAGCGAGAAAAATTTTATGAGATCTCTATACATGATACTTTAACAGGGTGTTATTCTAGATATTATTTGAAAGAAACAATAAAGAGAGTTTTAGCGATACATGATAGAGGGGAAATAAGAAATGTTGGTATTGTAATGCTTGATATAGATGACTTTAAAAATATAAATGACACTTATGGGCACGATGTTGGGGATGAAGTGTTAAAAGTTATTGCAGATATTATTAAAAATGAGGTTAGAGTGGGTGACATCCCTGTTAGATATGGTGGTGAAGAGTTTATGATTGTTGCGGTGGTAAATGATATCAAAAGTGTTTATATGGTTGCAGAGAGGATTAGAACAAAACTTGAAGAATACAAATGGGATGCACCGTTAGATAAGGAAAGAATTACTGCGAGTTTTGGTGTAGTACTTAGGAAAAAAGGGGAATCTTTTGAAGATGTAATTAAAAGAGTGGATATTAATTTGTATAAGGCTAAATCTGCTGGGAAAAATACTGTTATTTGCG is a window encoding:
- a CDS encoding class I SAM-dependent RNA methyltransferase, yielding MIYKNVEIIDTAYGGYGVAKVDGGFTVFIPQTVEGDVVDFEIFEKKKTHSFAKLIKIHKPSKLRREFPCKFFNECGGCQFGHIDYDYQIEIKKRLINNFFRKVEGFKIDSVITSPEFRYRFRATFRLKNGKFGFLGFKSNKFIPITDCLICKETVVEKISKIANEYKGSEINKCYIIENEKGEALLNTDIKLGNLEDFKDIIGLKTKNKILGDSLLKIDVGDFYYYVGFDSFSQSNRFLLREFAEVVVSFVDENDSVLELYAGSGFFTHKVAKKAKAVLAIEENREAISLLKKLNVENVDIIYSKAENIKRIDINPYNTLLVDPPRTGLSKPVIDAISNRFEKIVYVSCNPSTMARDILRLSNNYDLKKYLFIDMFPNTYHIESIALLERKEG
- a CDS encoding methylated-DNA--[protein]-cysteine S-methyltransferase; this encodes MSVIRITDFFSAEVSFDKTVEKIIKVKILFGDYDNYETEKLPADIVRYFKKYPFENIDVFSLVETEKINSTFLKIYKNLLDVSYGKTITYGELAEKSGIKNGARVVGNAMAKNNYPLIIPCHRVVAKNGLGGFYYGLDNKQKLLNWERSL
- a CDS encoding carcinine hydrolase/isopenicillin-N N-acyltransferase family protein — protein: MRLWDISDYQDLKADGFESNFNYFKNLIESLFKLQMNPAMAKSIAKSLKISTKLFWKKLSDDYKYFLEKYAVINGISRTELLYAIMFPDILSYFMVKAGKMNFRNIPDIFLGCTTSLLKSDENSTMHCRNLDYFGGSFWTAQHTIMTYRLANVVPSVNITTWGLPVIGITAVNEAGISQSVHMLFTQDVSLKGSFIMDLAYQVITKAECIEDVKKILKKRRTVSGWTIINYSHRENKGVISEISAKDIDFIEIDKPVFHYNNFYISEKLKKSEFYPSYIWIQNNHYRNKRLYELTKNKDIFNENDAVKLISDNNDYFLKDNDIFGHTVANSFTVSSTVIDFNKDCILVGDNPPPASIGVFKKYNLTDLFKGKLEEVGRNKTNHDEETYRIYELVVKVMDNLYSGKGYYSSLELINKSDLEIENSYFLQLLKSVLLIKVEDYIGAKKILKRIIESNKLDTYRNGNVKLLLGMIYDVIGERGKAIKIYKEILAQNSFFDLLDYAWKFYNKRCCKSKLQKIVPNFFLSFYLLV
- a CDS encoding diguanylate cyclase codes for the protein MNDKLIDPVEIAEDIFWVGHELPDDPFQCHVYLILNGKGSILIDPGSKITFKYALEKIEQIIPFSYIKYFICQHQDPDITASLEIIRDLLIRDDAVIVSHWRAIALLKHYNLNIPMICVEKENWKLNAGGRELEFIFTPYCHFPGAFCTYDKKSKVLFSSDLFGGFTDRFKLFAEDINYFDSIAAFHEPYMPSKEILVHSLKKIEQYDIDLIAPQHGSIIRRDLIKPIINKMKNLDCGLFLLTQSSTELEKLRKLNKFLNAFLETMATYKDFTELIREFVIELRSAFDFDSIEFYTDYKGTLLYFLAETPSIWEKIKQQEYVKDILQIKMSEYYEKYPNYLYVRNVLYIPIPEIESDKIIAVMKLYLKESIVIDNDILEILKEVINFLSIAFEREFIRRKLIEEREKFYEISIHDTLTGCYSRYYLKETIKRVLAIHDRGEIRNVGIVMLDIDDFKNINDTYGHDVGDEVLKVIADIIKNEVRVGDIPVRYGGEEFMIVAVVNDIKSVYMVAERIRTKLEEYKWDAPLDKERITASFGVVLRKKGESFEDVIKRVDINLYKAKSAGKNTVICEE